The Candidatus Omnitrophota bacterium genome includes a window with the following:
- a CDS encoding VWA domain-containing protein produces MIFGSYETLNLLLLLIPLYFFLRWAWKRRISALRRFGNLELIERLMEGVSRKNQKSKLVLLFFVFAFSLAALARPMWGQKEQMLLSRGHDIIIALDVSRSMLAEDIKPNRLTRAKFEISNLIDKMKGNRIGLVVFSGEPFVQCPLTLDYAAAKILLDEVEVGSIPVPGTAISKAIEKSLDSFPPGDRESRVVILITDGEDTVEDPKKAAEMAAEEGVLIYAIGIGDPMGQPIPLRDEKGDLQGYVEDKNGNVITSKLDEESLRNICLTTGGAYYPVRSVEFGLNKIYEHMEQRRQQKLLETRFVTQYEERFEFFLLPALVLLIAEMLLSDRKRAPKRTVGGYRRNEIQS; encoded by the coding sequence ATGATCTTCGGTTCGTACGAAACATTAAACTTATTGTTATTGCTGATTCCGCTCTATTTCTTTCTGCGCTGGGCGTGGAAGCGGAGGATATCGGCGCTGCGGCGCTTCGGGAATCTGGAATTGATCGAACGGCTGATGGAAGGCGTCAGCCGCAAGAATCAGAAGTCGAAGCTCGTCTTGCTTTTCTTCGTTTTCGCCTTCTCGCTTGCCGCTTTAGCGCGCCCGATGTGGGGCCAAAAGGAACAAATGCTGCTGTCGCGCGGCCATGACATTATCATCGCCTTGGACGTATCCCGCAGCATGTTGGCGGAAGACATCAAGCCCAACCGGCTGACGCGGGCCAAATTCGAAATATCCAACCTGATCGACAAGATGAAAGGAAACCGCATCGGGTTGGTTGTCTTTTCGGGCGAGCCTTTCGTCCAGTGTCCATTGACGCTGGATTACGCCGCCGCAAAAATTTTACTGGACGAAGTGGAAGTGGGTTCGATCCCGGTTCCCGGCACGGCCATTTCCAAGGCGATCGAGAAATCGCTGGATTCTTTTCCGCCTGGCGATAGGGAATCTCGGGTGGTCATCCTGATTACGGATGGAGAAGATACGGTGGAGGACCCCAAGAAGGCGGCGGAGATGGCGGCGGAGGAAGGGGTGCTCATCTACGCCATCGGCATCGGCGATCCGATGGGGCAGCCGATTCCTCTCCGGGACGAAAAAGGCGATCTGCAGGGCTACGTCGAAGATAAGAACGGCAACGTCATCACCAGCAAGTTGGACGAAGAATCGCTGCGAAACATCTGCTTGACCACGGGCGGGGCTTACTATCCCGTACGCTCTGTGGAATTCGGCTTGAATAAAATTTACGAGCACATGGAACAGCGCCGCCAGCAGAAACTGTTGGAGACGCGGTTCGTTACTCAATACGAGGAGCGTTTCGAATTTTTCCTGCTCCCGGCGCTGGTTCTCTTGATTGCGGAGATGCTGCTGTCGGACCGGAAGCGCGCCCCGAAGCGTACCGTGGGCGGATACCGGAGAAACGAGATACAATCCTAG
- a CDS encoding VWA domain-containing protein, producing MRFAYYWYLSLIAFVPFLIWRYIYWKGSAPLLYSDISRIKKVFGVQGTRPPASHAIRHFLFGLRLAVLTLFILSIARPQAELTSSEIYTEGVDILLTVDVSGSMNFIDLDVQNKRTRLEVTKEAVKTFVDGRRNDRIGMTVFASEAFLQCPLTVDYGIVKNFLDDVHIGMIDERSTAIGNAIASALNRLRFTEAKSKIIVLITDGANNAGQIDPFTASEMAKALGAKIYSIGVGGLGTPFIIREDIFGKHMVPYPDAERVDEVSLRKMAETTQGKYFRATDTQGFLDIFKEIDSLEKTKVLSEGHRRFLELFPYFLIPALVLLLIEMILSQTRFRKLP from the coding sequence ATGCGTTTCGCTTATTACTGGTACTTATCGTTGATTGCATTCGTTCCCTTCCTGATCTGGCGCTATATTTATTGGAAGGGATCGGCGCCGCTGCTTTATTCCGACATCAGCCGGATCAAGAAAGTCTTCGGCGTTCAAGGAACGCGGCCCCCCGCCTCCCACGCCATCCGCCATTTTCTCTTCGGCTTGCGGCTGGCGGTTTTGACCCTTTTCATTCTCTCCATCGCCCGTCCGCAGGCGGAATTGACGAGCAGCGAAATTTATACGGAAGGCGTGGACATCCTGCTGACTGTGGACGTATCCGGCAGCATGAATTTCATCGACCTGGACGTGCAAAACAAGCGTACTCGCCTGGAAGTGACCAAGGAAGCCGTCAAGACCTTCGTGGACGGACGGCGAAACGACCGCATCGGCATGACCGTCTTCGCGTCGGAAGCGTTTTTGCAATGCCCTCTGACGGTAGATTACGGGATCGTGAAGAATTTTCTCGACGACGTCCATATCGGCATGATCGATGAGCGCAGCACGGCGATCGGAAACGCCATCGCCTCCGCGCTGAATCGGCTGCGCTTTACGGAAGCGAAAAGCAAAATCATCGTTCTCATCACCGATGGGGCCAACAACGCGGGCCAGATCGATCCTTTCACCGCCTCGGAAATGGCCAAGGCGCTGGGGGCGAAAATCTATTCGATCGGCGTGGGCGGCCTGGGAACGCCGTTCATCATTCGGGAGGACATCTTCGGCAAGCACATGGTTCCTTATCCCGATGCGGAGCGCGTGGACGAAGTTTCCTTGCGCAAGATGGCGGAAACGACGCAGGGGAAATATTTCCGGGCTACGGATACGCAAGGATTTTTGGATATTTTCAAAGAGATCGATTCGCTGGAGAAAACGAAGGTTCTCTCCGAAGGCCATCGCCGTTTCCTGGAATTGTTTCCCTATTTCCTCATCCCAGCGCTGGTCCTTTTGTTGATTGAGATGATTCTATCGCAGACAAGGTTCCGAAAACTGCCATGA
- a CDS encoding BatD family protein, giving the protein MTMIWAATAAPAIDSTSAISPAPFAAARVVSASSSQIEDSLKPDVEARVDRNDILIGDNIRLAVSITHDPSVSILERNEALNLGQFELKEVNPAKEETLADGKKRRSIEYVISTYFTGEFTIPSFAFRFKTEDGRIGEIDTPSIKINVRSLTPEESEGLDIRDIKTPVVIETPGRMLLLSLIALGALDLILILVFCWRFLRQLYPKREVVEYVPPGQAHERALAALGKLRQNKELIEQGKCKEFSTILSDIVRLYIYRRWSILAMDFTTSEILRELRGVALEKPALDLFQDVIEECDLIKFAKYEPPVEELEKLIRDAEAVVEQTKLQEGEESAGPVEEKPKDERPPSLFSSFWGALETPAEVKIGAALAQAAALFLVLNGIASAISSRDWTGIVQAALGLFLFWFGRGLSFGYRIAVSYIAKDAVFSCIGLALIWWNGFRFESFLLLGAVMLFLATPIVFAYLNWDDLH; this is encoded by the coding sequence ATGACCATGATATGGGCGGCTACGGCGGCGCCAGCTATCGATTCCACTTCCGCCATCTCGCCGGCGCCTTTCGCCGCTGCGAGGGTTGTATCTGCATCCTCTTCGCAAATTGAAGATTCGCTGAAGCCCGACGTGGAAGCCCGCGTGGATCGCAACGATATCCTCATCGGCGACAATATCCGGCTGGCGGTGTCCATCACTCACGATCCCTCCGTCTCGATTTTGGAGCGGAACGAGGCGCTCAATCTCGGCCAGTTCGAACTTAAGGAAGTCAATCCCGCCAAGGAAGAGACTTTAGCCGACGGCAAGAAACGGCGTTCCATCGAATACGTGATTTCCACTTATTTCACCGGCGAGTTCACCATTCCCTCCTTCGCGTTCCGATTCAAAACGGAAGACGGCCGGATCGGCGAGATCGATACGCCGTCCATCAAGATCAACGTGCGCAGCCTGACGCCGGAGGAGTCGGAAGGTCTCGACATCCGGGACATCAAGACGCCGGTAGTCATCGAAACGCCGGGAAGGATGCTGCTACTCTCGCTGATCGCGTTGGGTGCGCTCGATCTCATTCTCATTCTCGTTTTCTGTTGGCGGTTTCTGCGTCAGCTTTATCCTAAGCGGGAGGTTGTGGAATATGTCCCGCCGGGGCAGGCGCATGAGCGCGCTTTAGCGGCGCTGGGGAAACTGCGCCAAAACAAGGAACTGATCGAACAAGGGAAATGCAAGGAATTTTCTACGATCCTAAGCGATATCGTTCGCCTCTACATTTACCGGCGTTGGAGCATTTTGGCGATGGACTTTACGACTAGCGAAATCCTGCGCGAACTCCGGGGCGTCGCTTTGGAGAAACCCGCTCTCGATTTGTTTCAGGACGTCATTGAAGAATGCGACTTAATCAAATTCGCCAAATACGAACCTCCTGTGGAGGAATTGGAAAAGCTGATTCGAGACGCCGAAGCCGTCGTCGAACAGACGAAGTTGCAAGAAGGAGAAGAATCCGCCGGGCCAGTGGAAGAAAAACCGAAAGACGAACGCCCGCCGTCTCTGTTTTCCTCTTTCTGGGGCGCTTTGGAAACTCCGGCGGAGGTCAAGATCGGCGCAGCGCTGGCGCAAGCCGCCGCATTGTTTCTCGTTCTGAATGGAATCGCATCCGCCATCTCCTCTCGCGACTGGACGGGAATCGTCCAGGCCGCCTTGGGGCTTTTCCTTTTTTGGTTTGGGCGGGGATTGAGCTTTGGATACCGCATCGCGGTTTCCTACATCGCCAAAGACGCCGTTTTTTCCTGCATCGGGTTGGCGTTGATATGGTGGAACGGTTTTCGTTTCGAGAGTTTTCTATTGCTAGGCGCCGTCATGCTATTTTTGGCGACGCCGATCGTATTCGCTTATTTGAATTGGGACGATCTTCATTGA
- a CDS encoding peptidyl-prolyl cis-trans isomerase — MRDIVFSALNLVLLIFIVFLLLFSMGGKEAPSPIPVEKMRELAATYSSQGLYEQAIDEYQQYLNVAKIPVEQRANILYTIGNIYLDNLEQYEKALGTFLQISQLYPQTKAAPTAEKRMVKCYEALKRGFDAQKKLQQVTDLEPEEKPGTGPVAAQIGEKTITLDQIEREIAQMPDYMRKNYESPEKKKEYLRSKIFQDLLYDKALRKEYNKDAEVRKQLRQMEKSLLASKIYEEEVREKVAVSPSDIDLYYQAHKEDYIDPLTVKIAHIQLDSQEKADEAKKKLDEGMEFEKAVKEFSTDNSTKDAGGVLGDVRKGVDSVPRLGKAPEIASALLEMEEGAVGAPMKGPSGYHIFRIAQKTPERQRPLEEVKSQVEARVRSMKEQERQQQLLDELLKAENVKINDQVFGASAPSEESKTEPQEKK; from the coding sequence ATGCGTGATATTGTCTTTTCAGCGCTTAACCTTGTTTTATTGATTTTTATTGTTTTTCTACTGCTTTTTTCTATGGGAGGAAAAGAGGCTCCTTCTCCTATTCCCGTGGAAAAGATGCGGGAGTTGGCGGCGACATATTCTAGCCAGGGACTTTACGAACAAGCCATCGACGAATACCAACAATACTTGAACGTCGCCAAGATTCCCGTCGAACAACGGGCGAATATTCTCTACACGATCGGGAACATCTATCTGGACAATCTGGAACAATACGAAAAAGCGTTGGGAACGTTTCTGCAAATCAGCCAACTCTACCCGCAGACCAAGGCGGCGCCAACGGCGGAGAAGCGAATGGTGAAATGCTACGAAGCGCTTAAGCGCGGCTTCGACGCTCAGAAAAAGTTGCAACAGGTTACTGATCTGGAACCGGAAGAGAAGCCGGGAACCGGCCCCGTCGCTGCTCAAATCGGGGAGAAGACGATCACCCTCGATCAGATCGAACGCGAAATCGCGCAGATGCCCGACTATATGCGGAAGAATTACGAGTCGCCGGAAAAGAAGAAAGAATATCTGCGCAGCAAAATCTTTCAGGATTTGCTCTACGACAAAGCTCTGCGCAAGGAATACAACAAAGATGCGGAAGTACGCAAGCAACTGCGGCAAATGGAAAAAAGCCTTTTGGCTTCGAAAATATACGAGGAGGAAGTGCGCGAAAAAGTCGCCGTTTCTCCCAGCGACATCGATCTCTATTATCAAGCCCACAAAGAAGATTACATCGATCCACTGACCGTGAAAATTGCGCATATCCAACTCGATTCACAGGAAAAAGCGGACGAAGCGAAGAAAAAATTGGACGAGGGAATGGAATTCGAAAAAGCGGTCAAGGAGTTTTCCACCGATAACAGTACGAAGGATGCGGGAGGCGTTTTGGGCGACGTTCGCAAAGGCGTGGATAGCGTTCCCCGCTTGGGCAAGGCGCCGGAAATCGCCAGCGCGTTGCTGGAGATGGAGGAAGGCGCCGTCGGCGCGCCGATGAAAGGGCCGTCCGGCTATCACATCTTCCGCATCGCGCAAAAGACGCCGGAACGGCAGCGCCCTTTGGAAGAGGTTAAATCTCAGGTGGAGGCGCGCGTACGCTCCATGAAAGAACAGGAGAGACAGCAGCAACTTTTGGACGAATTGCTGAAAGCCGAGAACGTTAAGATCAATGACCAGGTTTTTGGCGCATCCGCTCCCAGCGAGGAATCGAAGACGGAGCCGCAAGAGAAGAAATAG